A segment of the Bacillus pseudomycoides genome:
GAATAATTAAAAATGTCCATTTTGTTCCAATTACGTCGAGTGTTTTTGCAATAGGACAAGGTATACCAGGTGAACCTTTCGTTAATACAATCGGATCTATATTGCTCATGGAAATAGCCTCCATAAAAATTTTTTGAATTGATTTGCTTTATAGTATCACAAAACTATCCTTTTAGTAACTATATGAAAAAAATATCACTACTTCCAAAAGGAAAATTACTGCATATAAAATAGCATTAGGAAGTACAAATGATTTCTAAACTAAGGGGGTGACTATGATGGAAACAAAAAAGTTATGGCGGGCGTTTAGTTTTCTCGTGCTTTGCATTGTCGTAATCGGTACCGTGCTTACTGCGTGCAGCAATACAAAAATGTCTGCTTCTAAAAGTGAAATTCAATTGTTGAAAGGCAAGCCAGAGCCTAAAACAATGACAATCGATCCTTCATTAAATCAAAAAGAAGCTACAGCAATGATTCATGCAGCCCAACGTTTTTATGCATTTTGGGATACTGGCAATGAGGAGCTTATTCCACAAACCGTTACAGAGAAATTCTTTGATAATACGTTGCCAAAAGGGCGCCCGCAAGGTCCGGAAGGCTTAGCATTTGCTGCAAAAAACTTTCGTAAAGTCGTTCCGGATATACATTGCGAGATTGAGGATTTATTAGTGGTTGATGATAAGGTCACAGCTCGTCTATCCTTTACAGGAACGCATAATGGAAAGCCTATTAGCTTTTTTGCAATCGACATTTTGCGTATTAAGGATGGGAAAATCACTGAAGACTGGCATTTAGAAGACAATCTTACTCTTATGCAACAACTTGGAGTAATAGCTGAGAATTAAATGACAGTGGATGTAAGTATATGCAATTCAATAAAAATAAAGGAGAAGAACAAGATGAAAAACATACTAATCATAAATGGTCATCAAAAATATAGTGCAACTGGAGGGAAATTAAATCAAACATTGGTTGATCGCATGGTCAGTTTACTAAGTGAAAAGAATCATGTGAAAACAACGATTATTCAAGATGGATACAATATTAAGGAAGAACAACAAAAGTTTTTATGGGCGGATGTTATCATCTATCAAACACCAATTTATTGGTTTAGTGTACCAGGATTATTTAAAACGTATATGGATGAAGTGTATGAGTACGGCCTCTTTTTTAAAGGAGGAGATCAATACGGAGCAGGAGGGTTATTAACAGAGAAAAAATATATGTTTTCCACTACATGGAATGCACCTAAAACAGCGTTTCAAGATTCCTCGCAATTTTTTGAAGGTGAGAGTTTAGAAGAAGCAATTGGTCATTTGCACCGAGTACAGAAATTTATTGGTATGAGTCCTTTAAAGAGTTTTGCGTGCTATGATGTAGTTAAAAATCCTAATATTGATATGTTTTTAGCAGAACTTGAAATGCATGTAAAAGAAGTGGCAAACCTTTCCTAAATTTTAAAAATAAATAGCTAGTAAAACCTCAATCTGAAGATTGAGGTTTTACGGTTATGCAAGTTATCCATATTATATAAATGCGGATTGAAAGACCGACATAAAACCATTTCTTTTAGGCGGGAGAGAGGATCCGATCATGCGTAGGAGCGGTCATTTCTTTTTTAGCTCTATGCCATGTGAAAACAGAAGGAGAAAATGGGTGAAGAACTTCTTTTGTTTTCATAACCGCGACTTATATGTCGGAAATTTAAAATTAATATATATAAATAGTTAAGTAATTTGATTTCAATACTCTTTAGCTGACTCTGTAGGATGAATCCATAGCTTTGAAAAATCCGTCCAACCAAAAGAATCAATTGTTACGTTCTTCAAAGAAGATGGATATGTTTTCTTCTTAAAAACATGATAATTAAATAGAATAATATACTCCGTTTGAAGGAACTTTTCTATTTCGTACATAAGCTGGTAGCGTTTTTCTTTATTTTTTTCCAATAAGAATGTATCTAGTAAATAATCAATCTGCTTTTTGTAGTGAGGATGCATAAAACGATTGATAAAGCAGCTTTTACTTTTAAATACGTTTAGAAAGGCGATTTCTAAATCTGAGGAAAATACTTCCCCCATTAAAATAATATCGGCATTTTGATCAATAGAGCCATCCGAGTAGTCTGAGACTGGAAAAGGATGCAATTCTACTTGTATACCTAAGTTGTGGCAACGTTCTTTTAGCCAGATGGCATCATGAGCACTATCTTTAAAAGAGAAGAAATAAATATGTATTGTTTCACCTTGATATGTACTTTTTTGCAGGTATTCTTTTGCTCTACGTAAAGAATACGAATGTTTCATTGTTGCTTCGCTTCGACTTGGAAAGAAGCTGAACGCTGGAATAGTACGTGTTCCTTTTAAATCATGAATGATAGATTCAACGTCATATAGTTCTCTCCAAGCTTTTCGAAAATAAATATCATGATGTGGACCAGGCTTTGTAAAGTTAAATGCGGCATATATACACCCGGTTTCTTCTATTTGTACTTCGTGTTCTTTTGTATGTTTAGTATTTGGTAGTTCATAATGTGTATGTATTTGTGCATGTTCTGGAATCCGCCAAAACTCAATACGATCAAGCAACGCTCGTTCTTTAAAATAATCCGTAAACGCTTCTAATATAACTTGATCCTCATCATAACAATGTAATTGAAAAGCTCCCGTTCCGATATAATGGTGATTTTGTATTGTTACATCATGAGGTAAAATGGCTAATTGCATCGAACTTACATAATGTAGAAAAAACAAGTTTTGCTTTCGTAAGTGAAAGCTTATTTGTAGTGGTGATGGTGTTTCAATCTGCACAATCTCTTCAGTTAACCAGGCATAAGGAGAGTGTACACGTTGTAATCTTTCAAATGAAAATTGAACATCTTTAGAAGATAAGATTGTTCCATGATGAAAATGGATGCCTTTTCGTAAATAAAAAGTCCAGGTAAGTTGATCGTCACTAACCTCCCATGTATGTGCGAGGTGTGGTTCAATTTCTTCTGTGACATAGTTGTAGGTAACTAATGTATCAAAAATTTGACTAATGAGATGACTCTCTGTTGTGACAGCTGCAAATGCTGGATCAAGTGGCATTATTTTTCGCGAGCAAGGTATCTTTAGTACGTCATACATATCGTTTAAAGGTCTGTATCCAAAGTGCTGCTGTAGTTTTTCTTCTAAGCTTTTTCGAAGGGGAGCAGGAAATGGTTGTTTTAAAAGAAGAAATATCTCTTTTAATTTATCTAGCTGTAAGAGAGATTCAGCATAGGGCATAACCACTTCTGAAATGGTATGGAGAAAGAGAATTTTACTTTTATTTCCCCGTCCTCGTCCTGGTGTCCACGTAATTAATTTGTCTTCCATCATTTTTCTAAGTAAAATTTTCACATTTTTTGTACTGCAATATAACATATCGGCTAATTCTTGTAAGCTATTTTGCATGTACTGTTTTTCTGGATCATGCAATCGTAGTTGAATGTAATAGTCCATCACTTTCATGTTTAAACGACTCCTTCTTAGTAAAAGAGGAAATTCTTTAGAATATTCTAACCTTTTTCTTCCACTTTTTCAAAGTAAAATGAATACACATAAGGGGGAGAGAAACAATGGGATTTTGGAGTATGCATCGAAATATAAAAATTAGAATTATAACATCATTTTTAACACGCACTGTATCAACAATGATTTTCCCGTTTATGGCGATTTATTTTTCTATAAAACTGGGTAGTGTTCTCGCAGGCGTTCTACTATTAGTAAATGTCATGGCGGCACTCGTCATTGGACTTTATGGAGGGTATATTGGAGATCGATTAGGACGAAAAAAGGTTATGATTATAGGGCAAGTGATACAAGTAGTTTCTATCGCTTGTATGGGAATTGCGAATTCAGATTATGTAGATTCACCTTGGCTCACTTTCATTTTTATGCTAACAAATAGCCTTGGTTCAGGACTTATGAATCCGGCAACAGAGGCGATGCTAATTGATGTGAGTACACCGGAGAATAGAAAAGTAATGTACAGTATTAATTATTGGGCAATTAATTTATCGATTGCTATTGGGGCTATATTCGGAGGGTTATTATTCGAACATTATCGTTTGCAACTCTTTATATTATTGACGGCAGTAGCATTGCTAACGTTGTATTTAATTTCAGTATATATAGAAGAGGTATATGTAACTCAGAAACCAATAAAAAAGAAGCATGTGTTAAAAGAAATGGTTGAAAATTATAAGGTTGTGATGACAGATCGAACTTTTTTAATTTTTTGTTTAGCCAGTATATGTACATTATCATTAGAGTTTCAGATCAATAATTATTTAGGTGTACGTTTGCAAAAGGAATTTGAAACAATCCAATTTGCATTTGGAAATGATATTCGTTTTGATCTAACAGGTATCCGCATGCTAAGCTGGATTTCTACGGAGAATACAATTTTGATTGTTTTGTTTTCAGCTCTTGTGATTAAAATGCTGAAGCGTTTTGATGATTTGAAAATATTATATGTTGGCTTGTTTATCTATACAATTGGATTTACAATACTTGGATCGAGTAATAGCTTGTGGATTTTATTAATAGCGGGGCTTTTTCAAACGGTTGGTGAGATGATGTATGTGCCAGTTCGTCAATCCATTATGGCTGATATGGTTCCAGATGATGCACGAAGTTCTTATATGGCAATCAATGGTATGGTATTCCAGGTGGCAAAAATGAATGGAGCATTAGGAATTATGCTAGGTTCTTTTATAGCGTCATGGGAAATGAGTATTGTTTATTTTTTAATTGGTGTAAGCAGTATTTTATTATTTATGAAAGCAATTAGTAGGACAGAATACCGTGAAGAAAACATACCTCATATAGGATAAGAACATATACAAAAAGCGAATCGTTTTCATAATGATTCGCTTTTTATATACCATTTTTTTCTAAAAAACGTCTACTTCAGCTAATGTATTGCTAGTGCTTGGGTTCATTAAAAGGTTCTTCAGTTCACCTACTTCAGAGAGTGTGACAATGATGTAACCGCTAATTAATACAATGAGTCCAATGACCCTTAATGTTTGCAAACTAATATTTCTTTGGTTTTCCTCAGAGTTACTTGGGGGCGTTAAAGTTTGAGTGTTGTTCATCG
Coding sequences within it:
- a CDS encoding MFS transporter, with protein sequence MGFWSMHRNIKIRIITSFLTRTVSTMIFPFMAIYFSIKLGSVLAGVLLLVNVMAALVIGLYGGYIGDRLGRKKVMIIGQVIQVVSIACMGIANSDYVDSPWLTFIFMLTNSLGSGLMNPATEAMLIDVSTPENRKVMYSINYWAINLSIAIGAIFGGLLFEHYRLQLFILLTAVALLTLYLISVYIEEVYVTQKPIKKKHVLKEMVENYKVVMTDRTFLIFCLASICTLSLEFQINNYLGVRLQKEFETIQFAFGNDIRFDLTGIRMLSWISTENTILIVLFSALVIKMLKRFDDLKILYVGLFIYTIGFTILGSSNSLWILLIAGLFQTVGEMMYVPVRQSIMADMVPDDARSSYMAINGMVFQVAKMNGALGIMLGSFIASWEMSIVYFLIGVSSILLFMKAISRTEYREENIPHIG
- a CDS encoding ester cyclase; translated protein: METKKLWRAFSFLVLCIVVIGTVLTACSNTKMSASKSEIQLLKGKPEPKTMTIDPSLNQKEATAMIHAAQRFYAFWDTGNEELIPQTVTEKFFDNTLPKGRPQGPEGLAFAAKNFRKVVPDIHCEIEDLLVVDDKVTARLSFTGTHNGKPISFFAIDILRIKDGKITEDWHLEDNLTLMQQLGVIAEN
- a CDS encoding SgrR family transcriptional regulator; translated protein: MKVMDYYIQLRLHDPEKQYMQNSLQELADMLYCSTKNVKILLRKMMEDKLITWTPGRGRGNKSKILFLHTISEVVMPYAESLLQLDKLKEIFLLLKQPFPAPLRKSLEEKLQQHFGYRPLNDMYDVLKIPCSRKIMPLDPAFAAVTTESHLISQIFDTLVTYNYVTEEIEPHLAHTWEVSDDQLTWTFYLRKGIHFHHGTILSSKDVQFSFERLQRVHSPYAWLTEEIVQIETPSPLQISFHLRKQNLFFLHYVSSMQLAILPHDVTIQNHHYIGTGAFQLHCYDEDQVILEAFTDYFKERALLDRIEFWRIPEHAQIHTHYELPNTKHTKEHEVQIEETGCIYAAFNFTKPGPHHDIYFRKAWRELYDVESIIHDLKGTRTIPAFSFFPSRSEATMKHSYSLRRAKEYLQKSTYQGETIHIYFFSFKDSAHDAIWLKERCHNLGIQVELHPFPVSDYSDGSIDQNADIILMGEVFSSDLEIAFLNVFKSKSCFINRFMHPHYKKQIDYLLDTFLLEKNKEKRYQLMYEIEKFLQTEYIILFNYHVFKKKTYPSSLKNVTIDSFGWTDFSKLWIHPTESAKEY
- a CDS encoding NAD(P)H-dependent oxidoreductase, which gives rise to MKNILIINGHQKYSATGGKLNQTLVDRMVSLLSEKNHVKTTIIQDGYNIKEEQQKFLWADVIIYQTPIYWFSVPGLFKTYMDEVYEYGLFFKGGDQYGAGGLLTEKKYMFSTTWNAPKTAFQDSSQFFEGESLEEAIGHLHRVQKFIGMSPLKSFACYDVVKNPNIDMFLAELEMHVKEVANLS